One Mercurialis annua linkage group LG3, ddMerAnnu1.2, whole genome shotgun sequence DNA window includes the following coding sequences:
- the LOC126675167 gene encoding metalloendoproteinase 3-MMP-like, whose translation MASKACLFFSFFTLILLISLLSQPTLAHRLLKEEKLSGFDFLKHLQGCHKGDKVEGIHNLKNYLHKFGYLSYKNQSHSTNDDFDDLLESAVKTYQLNYHLNVTGFLDSETVSKMIMPRCGVADIINGKTRMESGKKNRHHNSTSFHTVSHYSFFPGNPKWPPSKYSLTYAFLPGTPNQAMNPVSKAFQTWAGNTHFRFSMVQNVGDADIKIGFGRGDHGDGANFDGRGGVIAHAFAPQDGRFHYDGDEPFAVGATEGAYDLETVALHEIGHLLGLGHSSVEGAIMASSISTGVTRGLHSDDIQGIRALYN comes from the coding sequence ATGGCATCAAAAGCTTGTCTCTTCTTTTCATTCTTCACTCTCATTTTGCTTATTTCTCTTCTATCTCAGCCTACTTTAGCACACAGACtcttaaaagaagaaaaattatcTGGTTTTGATTTCCTTAAGCATCTACAAGGATGCCATAAGGGAGACAAAGTTGAAGGCATACATAATCTCAAAAACTACCTCCATAAGTTTGGCTATTTGAGCTACAAAAATCAATCACATTCCACAAATGATGATTTCGACGATCTTTTAGAGTCCGCCGTCAAAACATACCAGCTCAACTACCATTTAAATGTCACCGGTTTCTTAGACTCTGAAACCGTGTCGAAGATGATCATGCCTAGATGTGGAGTTGCAGACATCATCAATGGCAAAACACGAATGGAATCCGGCAAGAAAAACCGCCACCATAACTCAACAAGTTTCCACACAGTCTCTCACTATTCTTTTTTTCCTGGAAATCCTAAATGGCCACCCTCAAAGTACTCTCTTACCTACGCCTTTCTTCCTGGAACTCCAAATCAAGCTATGAATCCCGTTTCAAAAGCGTTTCAAACATGGGCAGGCAATACCCATTTTAGATTTTCTATGGTTCAAAATGTTGGGGATGCGGATATTAAAATAGGATTTGGCCGTGGAGATCATGGAGACGGGGCGAACTTTGATGGGCGCGGTGGAGTTATTGCTCATGCTTTTGCACCTCAAGATGGAAGGTTCCATTACGATGGTGATGAGCCATTTGCAGTTGGTGCAACAGAAGGTGCTTATGACTTGGAGACTGTTGCATTGCATGAAATAGGGCATCTGCTTGGACTTGGACATAGTTCAGTGGAGGGTGCCATTATGGCTTCTTCTATTTCTACGGGAGTTACTAGGGGTTTACATAGTGATGACATTCAAGGAATTCGAGctttgtataattaa
- the LOC126672250 gene encoding uncharacterized protein LOC126672250 yields the protein MARNSLIFKENPWSVEDSVANASNYMQEFNLEKDMELEDICNSRNVHPTLSPPSHSTRSIPHNTIKLQYDAGTCTQFKFGSVAGIARDCSNKVIGRFSAIFRHIWDPGILEFLALRETMNWCISNKWKSVSFEGDVILVAQSINSGVPSSSASWGICKDI from the coding sequence ATGGCAAGGAACTCCttgatttttaaagaaaacCCTTGGTCAGTTGAAGATTCAGTGGCCAATGCTTCTAATTATATGCAGGAATTTAACTTGGAAAAAGATATGGAATTGGAAGACATCTGTAATTCCAGGAATGTTCATCCAACTCTGTCTCCCCCCAGCCATTCCACTAGGTCCATCCCCCATAATACCATCAAGCTCCAGTATGATGCAGGTACCTGCACTCAATTCAAGTTTGGGTCTGTAGCAGGTATAGCCAGAGATTGTTCCAACAAGGTTATTGGTAGATTCTCGGCTATTTTTCGGCATATTTGGGACCCAGGCATTTTGGAGTTCCTAGCTCTGAGGGAGACTATGAATTGGTGCATTAGCAATAAGTGGAAATCTGTGTCTTTCGAAGGCGATGTCATTCTGGTAGCTCAGTCTATTAACTCAGGAGTTCCATCCTCGAGTGCTAGCTGGGGTATCTGTAAAGATATTTGA